A genome region from Manis javanica isolate MJ-LG chromosome 3, MJ_LKY, whole genome shotgun sequence includes the following:
- the C3H3orf33 gene encoding protein C3orf33 homolog isoform X1 encodes MAGRPAAPASPPPDRDRAAPNVVARISQWADDHLRLVRSISTVMTIAGIMLLLRSVRMTSKFTSSSDIPLEFVRRNVKLRGRVRRITENGLEIEHIPITLPIISSWRKEPCGVLLVKLAGVELTESGKVWLQKELKPSQLLWFQLLGKENSALFCYLLVNKGRYFNVNLNEEILRRGLGKTVLVKGLNYDSKIYWKIHRNLLKAELTALKKGEGMWKEESEKETYLEKFKGSWREIWKKDSYLKKIGSDFNLKKGSYYDKFRQTYETWKDSMNNYSLLLKFRELISRIHFRRKG; translated from the exons ATGGCGGGGCGGCCCGCGGCCCCCGCCTCGCCGCCGCCGGACCGGGACCGTGCGGCGCCCAATGTGGTGGCGCGGATCTCGCAGTGGGCCGACGACCACCTGCGTCTCGTCCGG AGTATCAGCACCGTAATGACCATAGCCGGAATAATGTTACTTCTAAGAAGTGTTCGAATG ACATCAAAGTTTACGAGTTCTTCAGATATTCCACTAGAATTTGTAAGGAGGAATGTCAAACTTCGTGGACGAGTACGCCGAATAACTGAGAATGGTTTAGAGATTGAACATATTCCCATTACTTTACCTATTATATCTTCTTGGAGAA AAGAGCCGTGTGGTGTTCTGCTGGTTAAATTGGCTGGAGTAGAACTCACTGAATCTGGGAAGGTGTGGTTGCAAAAAGAGCTAAAACCTTCCCAATTACTGTGGTTCCAACTTCTTGGAAAGGAGAATTCAGCACTGTTTTGCTATCTTTTAGTGAATAAG GGTAGATATTTTAATGTGAATCTGAATGAAGAAATTTTGAGAAGAGGCCTTGGCAAAACCGTTCTTGTTAAAGGGCTAAATTATGATTCTAAAATCTATTGGAAAATTCACAGAAACTTACTTAAAGCTGAATTAACAGCCTTgaaaaaaggagaaggaatgTGGAAGGAAGAATCTGAAAAGGaaacttatttggaaaaattcaaAGGTTCCTGgagagaaatatggaaaaaagacagttatttaaaaaaaattggatcAGATTTCAACTTGAAAAAAGGAAGTTATTATGACAAATTTAGACAGACTTATGAAACATGGAAAGACAGCATGAATAACTACTCTTTACTACTGAAGTTCAGAGAACTTATAAGTCGCATACACTTTCGTAGAAAAGGGTGA
- the C3H3orf33 gene encoding protein C3orf33 homolog isoform X2: MAGRPAAPASPPPDRDRAAPNVVARISQWADDHLRLVRTSKFTSSSDIPLEFVRRNVKLRGRVRRITENGLEIEHIPITLPIISSWRKEPCGVLLVKLAGVELTESGKVWLQKELKPSQLLWFQLLGKENSALFCYLLVNKGRYFNVNLNEEILRRGLGKTVLVKGLNYDSKIYWKIHRNLLKAELTALKKGEGMWKEESEKETYLEKFKGSWREIWKKDSYLKKIGSDFNLKKGSYYDKFRQTYETWKDSMNNYSLLLKFRELISRIHFRRKG, encoded by the exons ATGGCGGGGCGGCCCGCGGCCCCCGCCTCGCCGCCGCCGGACCGGGACCGTGCGGCGCCCAATGTGGTGGCGCGGATCTCGCAGTGGGCCGACGACCACCTGCGTCTCGTCCGG ACATCAAAGTTTACGAGTTCTTCAGATATTCCACTAGAATTTGTAAGGAGGAATGTCAAACTTCGTGGACGAGTACGCCGAATAACTGAGAATGGTTTAGAGATTGAACATATTCCCATTACTTTACCTATTATATCTTCTTGGAGAA AAGAGCCGTGTGGTGTTCTGCTGGTTAAATTGGCTGGAGTAGAACTCACTGAATCTGGGAAGGTGTGGTTGCAAAAAGAGCTAAAACCTTCCCAATTACTGTGGTTCCAACTTCTTGGAAAGGAGAATTCAGCACTGTTTTGCTATCTTTTAGTGAATAAG GGTAGATATTTTAATGTGAATCTGAATGAAGAAATTTTGAGAAGAGGCCTTGGCAAAACCGTTCTTGTTAAAGGGCTAAATTATGATTCTAAAATCTATTGGAAAATTCACAGAAACTTACTTAAAGCTGAATTAACAGCCTTgaaaaaaggagaaggaatgTGGAAGGAAGAATCTGAAAAGGaaacttatttggaaaaattcaaAGGTTCCTGgagagaaatatggaaaaaagacagttatttaaaaaaaattggatcAGATTTCAACTTGAAAAAAGGAAGTTATTATGACAAATTTAGACAGACTTATGAAACATGGAAAGACAGCATGAATAACTACTCTTTACTACTGAAGTTCAGAGAACTTATAAGTCGCATACACTTTCGTAGAAAAGGGTGA
- the C3H3orf33 gene encoding protein C3orf33 homolog isoform X3 produces MTIAGIMLLLRSVRMTSKFTSSSDIPLEFVRRNVKLRGRVRRITENGLEIEHIPITLPIISSWRKEPCGVLLVKLAGVELTESGKVWLQKELKPSQLLWFQLLGKENSALFCYLLVNKGRYFNVNLNEEILRRGLGKTVLVKGLNYDSKIYWKIHRNLLKAELTALKKGEGMWKEESEKETYLEKFKGSWREIWKKDSYLKKIGSDFNLKKGSYYDKFRQTYETWKDSMNNYSLLLKFRELISRIHFRRKG; encoded by the exons ATGACCATAGCCGGAATAATGTTACTTCTAAGAAGTGTTCGAATG ACATCAAAGTTTACGAGTTCTTCAGATATTCCACTAGAATTTGTAAGGAGGAATGTCAAACTTCGTGGACGAGTACGCCGAATAACTGAGAATGGTTTAGAGATTGAACATATTCCCATTACTTTACCTATTATATCTTCTTGGAGAA AAGAGCCGTGTGGTGTTCTGCTGGTTAAATTGGCTGGAGTAGAACTCACTGAATCTGGGAAGGTGTGGTTGCAAAAAGAGCTAAAACCTTCCCAATTACTGTGGTTCCAACTTCTTGGAAAGGAGAATTCAGCACTGTTTTGCTATCTTTTAGTGAATAAG GGTAGATATTTTAATGTGAATCTGAATGAAGAAATTTTGAGAAGAGGCCTTGGCAAAACCGTTCTTGTTAAAGGGCTAAATTATGATTCTAAAATCTATTGGAAAATTCACAGAAACTTACTTAAAGCTGAATTAACAGCCTTgaaaaaaggagaaggaatgTGGAAGGAAGAATCTGAAAAGGaaacttatttggaaaaattcaaAGGTTCCTGgagagaaatatggaaaaaagacagttatttaaaaaaaattggatcAGATTTCAACTTGAAAAAAGGAAGTTATTATGACAAATTTAGACAGACTTATGAAACATGGAAAGACAGCATGAATAACTACTCTTTACTACTGAAGTTCAGAGAACTTATAAGTCGCATACACTTTCGTAGAAAAGGGTGA